The following are encoded in a window of Candidatus Nitrosotalea sinensis genomic DNA:
- a CDS encoding cupredoxin domain-containing protein, which translates to MGYSRYYLVAICLVSAVTFSLSFAEIPVVIPLGAANQNNPFSLSPSTLEVQVNDTVTWKNQDTAAHTVTTGKPGLGFDGRIDSGIIPPGGTFSYTFTKTGLYQYYCLFHPWMTGFVNVGTSTPDMPIGILVSTDKSVYSKGDAIHVSGQVSQFIANKQVTVWVTDSKGTGVSIVHTETRTGRDFGVDIPVTAATWIPGNNYTIYAQYGPASSVATALVQYEPSSNNNTVQDTTSDVTPSKDTYMSSYKKAIPDSNGYVTVQTGRHVYTSDSPVIVYGSIWDGVFAQVGGGAYLATVPISDTTGNTVAELVDVTMTDMNGNTVSSKQVQVSSDGSYVAQMKIPIDSDGLYHVQAQLKTKDGLVQTLGGDVISKLGSSTNFLVITPDAFPVSTNLGKYDVEISSNSTVTGFTADLAQKKISFNVQGESGTRGTTDVIVPKYVLGGQIQVLIDGIAQPFNSDGVIVTSDTASETGFEINYHHSVHTIELVGSDAAEPPVQVQAVPEFGLAPVILALSVAGIIAVSYRTKLV; encoded by the coding sequence TTGGGATATTCTAGATACTATCTTGTTGCAATTTGTCTAGTCTCAGCCGTGACATTTTCTTTATCATTTGCAGAAATTCCTGTTGTCATTCCACTTGGTGCCGCAAATCAAAACAATCCGTTTTCCTTGTCCCCTTCTACACTTGAAGTTCAAGTAAATGATACAGTCACATGGAAAAACCAGGACACTGCAGCACATACTGTAACTACCGGCAAGCCAGGACTTGGATTTGATGGAAGAATTGATAGTGGAATTATACCACCAGGCGGTACATTTTCGTACACTTTTACCAAGACTGGCCTGTACCAATACTATTGTCTGTTTCATCCATGGATGACTGGATTTGTAAATGTCGGAACAAGCACTCCTGACATGCCAATTGGAATACTGGTGTCAACTGACAAGTCTGTGTATTCAAAGGGTGATGCCATACATGTATCAGGTCAGGTGTCGCAATTTATTGCAAACAAGCAGGTTACAGTCTGGGTCACAGACTCTAAAGGCACTGGAGTATCAATAGTTCATACAGAAACCAGGACTGGAAGGGACTTTGGAGTTGACATACCTGTAACTGCAGCCACCTGGATTCCTGGCAATAACTATACAATATACGCACAATATGGTCCTGCAAGCTCTGTTGCAACAGCACTGGTCCAATACGAGCCAAGTTCTAACAACAATACTGTTCAAGATACGACAAGTGATGTCACACCTTCCAAGGACACATACATGTCATCATACAAAAAAGCAATTCCTGACTCTAATGGATATGTGACAGTTCAGACAGGGCGTCATGTATACACTTCGGATTCTCCTGTTATTGTATACGGCTCTATCTGGGATGGTGTGTTTGCCCAAGTTGGTGGAGGTGCATACCTGGCAACAGTTCCAATAAGTGATACCACAGGAAACACTGTGGCAGAGCTTGTTGATGTCACTATGACAGACATGAATGGAAATACGGTATCATCAAAACAAGTTCAAGTCTCAAGTGATGGAAGCTATGTCGCCCAAATGAAAATTCCAATAGACTCTGATGGATTGTATCATGTACAAGCACAACTCAAGACAAAAGATGGATTGGTGCAAACTCTGGGTGGTGATGTCATATCAAAACTTGGCTCTTCTACAAACTTTCTAGTTATCACACCTGATGCATTTCCGGTATCGACAAACTTGGGCAAGTATGATGTTGAGATATCAAGCAACTCTACTGTAACTGGTTTTACAGCAGATCTTGCACAGAAAAAGATCTCATTTAATGTCCAGGGAGAAAGCGGCACTCGTGGAACAACTGATGTTATAGTACCAAAATATGTTCTTGGTGGACAGATTCAAGTTTTAATTGACGGGATTGCACAGCCGTTTAATTCTGATGGTGTGATTGTTACATCTGATACTGCATCTGAGACTGGATTTGAGATAAACTATCATCATAGTGTGCATACCATTGAGTTGGTGGGCTCTGATGCTGCAGAACCTCCTGTACAAGTCCAGGCAGTGCCAGAGTTTGGGCTTGCACCTGTAATTTTGGCATTATCTGTAGCAGGAATTATTGCAGTATCGTACAGGACTAAATTAGTATAA
- a CDS encoding DUF7508 domain-containing protein — protein sequence MAVKSSESHNNAMSYSDWAPFNKDTISKAPEKAGVYFLGSEHETTYIGAANNIKKILEEHLNTNDSCIKGAVSFCYHETLFPEAEEEKQLTAFQYEHGRLPKCNKSI from the coding sequence ATGGCTGTTAAATCATCAGAATCACACAACAATGCCATGTCATACTCTGACTGGGCTCCATTTAACAAGGACACCATATCAAAGGCACCAGAAAAGGCAGGAGTTTACTTTCTAGGTTCTGAGCATGAGACCACATACATTGGTGCTGCAAACAATATAAAAAAAATACTAGAAGAGCACTTGAACACAAACGATTCTTGCATCAAGGGGGCAGTATCATTTTGTTACCATGAAACACTATTCCCAGAAGCAGAAGAAGAAAAACAGCTCACAGCATTCCAGTACGAACATGGAAGGCTGCCCAAGTGCAACAAGTCAATCTAG
- a CDS encoding cupredoxin domain-containing protein: MKKQWKLVTLFAIVPVVLAIVLFQMFSGQGSVPGMSTHESMTETGHEFMIGDEQENKPISVTSDGIDLKFAAQPMIHQYELATVKMNITDANSNARLSHVDWAIVVKDPQGNVFYKTTTAHSHVGMMDFKVAFPVAGNNTVSVTTSSIGTAMMGLEPTPKGRTHTMISGSLQGFKTDPLNNFGARTFEFPVYVETQNNMSPLENTSGNQNVQTSTIDSVHTIAGENNGTSVNVQVQSQSNIVAGKPSTFIITLTKSSDNSMITHPDLQLTAQMSNYTISQSAALQGNPTINGAIHGHTGVMTWSPTFPTGGKYTISIDLTPSTLSNYDWGYATTKFDVFVSQSNDASAETTQEQPVNTVSILGLESPFFTPNVLNVKTGTTVTFVNTDATGHTVTSVKPGTTDPDGIFDSGLLTAKKNTFSFKFDKPGTYEYICSVHTHMHGTIIVS; the protein is encoded by the coding sequence ATGAAAAAGCAGTGGAAACTTGTAACGCTTTTTGCAATTGTGCCAGTGGTATTAGCTATTGTGTTGTTTCAGATGTTTTCTGGGCAAGGGTCTGTTCCAGGAATGTCAACACATGAATCCATGACTGAAACTGGACATGAATTCATGATTGGAGACGAACAAGAAAACAAGCCCATATCTGTGACTTCTGATGGCATAGACTTGAAATTTGCAGCACAACCAATGATTCATCAATATGAATTGGCTACTGTAAAAATGAACATCACTGATGCCAACTCAAATGCACGACTAAGCCATGTTGACTGGGCAATTGTAGTAAAAGACCCACAAGGAAATGTCTTTTACAAAACTACTACAGCTCACTCGCATGTTGGCATGATGGACTTTAAAGTTGCCTTCCCAGTAGCCGGAAACAATACTGTTTCTGTTACAACATCATCTATTGGAACTGCCATGATGGGACTAGAACCCACTCCTAAAGGAAGAACACATACTATGATCTCAGGCTCGCTTCAAGGATTCAAAACAGATCCATTAAATAATTTTGGAGCAAGAACATTTGAATTTCCTGTATACGTTGAGACACAAAATAACATGTCGCCTCTTGAAAATACCTCTGGAAATCAAAATGTGCAGACATCTACAATAGATAGTGTACACACCATTGCTGGTGAAAATAACGGAACTTCAGTAAACGTGCAGGTGCAATCACAATCAAACATAGTGGCAGGAAAACCATCCACCTTTATCATTACACTGACCAAAAGCAGTGATAATTCCATGATTACACATCCTGATCTACAACTCACTGCACAGATGTCCAATTACACAATATCCCAGTCAGCTGCACTACAAGGAAACCCCACAATCAATGGAGCAATACATGGACATACCGGCGTGATGACATGGAGTCCCACATTTCCAACTGGAGGAAAATACACTATATCGATAGACCTGACTCCAAGCACACTTTCAAACTATGATTGGGGGTATGCAACTACCAAGTTTGATGTATTTGTATCACAATCAAATGATGCATCTGCAGAGACAACGCAAGAACAACCTGTCAATACCGTTAGTATCTTAGGTCTAGAGTCACCATTTTTTACTCCCAATGTGCTTAATGTAAAGACCGGTACAACAGTCACATTTGTCAACACTGATGCCACAGGTCACACAGTCACATCCGTAAAACCTGGAACCACCGATCCTGATGGAATCTTTGATAGCGGGTTGCTCACTGCCAAGAAAAACACGTTTTCCTTCAAATTTGACAAGCCAGGAACTTACGAATACATTTGTAGTGTTCACACACACATGCATGGAACCATAATTGTATCGTAA